AAGGACGTGTTAAAGGTAGCATTGCAACAGAAGCTCATTATAAAGATGCTTATGATATTGCAGCTGAATCTATTGTGTTGTTAAAAAATGATAACAATGTATTGCCTTTAAATTTAGAAGATATAAAGTCTATTGCTGTTATTGGAAATAATGCCACTAAGAAAAATGCTTTAGGCGGATTTGGAGCTGGCGTAAAAACAAAAAGAGAAGTAACACCTTTAGAAGGTTTAAAAAATAGATTGCCAGAATCTATTACTATTAATTATGCAGAAGGTTATTTAGAACGTTATGATGATAAGAAAAAAGGGAAATTAGGTGATATTACTTTAAATGGACCTGTAACTATTGATGAATTAGATGCTGCTAAATTGCAAGAAGCTATTGATGCTGCTAAAAAATCAGATATGGTTATCATTTTTGCGGGTTCTAACCGTGATTATGAAACCGAAGCCTCAGACCGTAGAAGTTTAGAATTACCTTTCGCACAAGAAGAATTAATAAATAAAGTTAGAGCGGTTAACCCTAATACAATTGTTGTAATGATTGCTGGTGCTCCATTCGACATTGTAGATATTAGCGAAAAATCACCCACATTAGTTTGGAGTTGGTTTAATGGTTCTGAAGGCGGAAATGCTTTAGCCGATGTTTTGTTAGGTGCCATTAACCCTTCAGGTAAATTACCTTGGACCATGCCTAAAAAACTTGAAGATTCACCTGCACATGCTACACATAGTTTTCCTGGAGATAAATCTGTAACATATACAGAAGGCATTTTAGTTGGATACCGTTGGTTTGATACAAATAAGATAGAACCTCTTTATCCGTTTGGTTACGGATTGTCATATACAAATTTCGAGTTCTCAGATTTAAAAACAGACAAGAAAACCTATAAAGCATCAGATGTTATTGAGGCAACTTTTACTATCAAAAATACAGGAGATGCAGATGGTAAAGAAGTAGCTCAATTATATGTTTCAGATCCAAAATCTTATGTTGAAAAAGCGGCACAAGAATTAAAAGGATTTAAAAAAGTATTTGTAAAAACTGGTGCCACAGAACTTGTAACAATACAATTACCTGTAAAGGAATTAGCATATTACAATGAAGTTAAAAAAGAATGGCTAGTAGAATCTGGTACATATAATATTAAAATAGGAAACTCTTCTAGAAGTATCAAGAAAGAAATTCAAATAAATGTTGAGTAAGATGAAAATAGTAAATAGCCTTATTGTTAGCTTAATGCTAATGGTGTTTTCTGCTTGTAGTTCAAGCAGTCCTTCTGATGAAAAAACTGATCCAGATCCAGTAGTTACATATACCTTAACCACCAGTGTAAATAGTATAGATCTTGATAATACAGAAAGTAATGAGGATATAACGATTACTACAAATGTAGATTCATGGGTAATTAGCAGTTCAGGAACAAGCTGGATAACGTTAAGCAAAAGTTTAGGTACAGCAGGGGCTACCGTAGTTAAAATTACAGCATCAGAAAACACGAGTATTGTAGGGCGTTCAACTGAAATTACTGTAAATGCAAATAATGTTTCTGCAGTTAAAATAACTGTAAATCAAGCAGGGGTACCTTCAGCAAATGGTATTTATCCAGATTATAATACAAACCCTATTCCTGCAGATGCCGCAGGTATGAGTAGTACAGCAGTAGAAATTGCAGCAAACATAACTTTAGGTTGGAATATAGGTAATAGTTTAGAAGCAACAGGGAGTGAAACAGCATGGGGTAATCCTCTTGTTACAAAACAATTAATAGATGCTGTTAAAGCAAATGGCTTTAATGCTGTAAGAATACCTTGTTCTTGGAATCAATATTTAACAGACGATGTTAATGCTAAAATAAAAACAGAATGGCTGGATAGAGTTAAGGATGTGGTTCAATATTGTGTTGATAACGATATGTATGCGCTATTAAACATCCATTGGGATGGGGGATGGTTAGAAAACAATATCGGTGAAACTAATAAGGTAAATGTTAATGCAAAACAAAAAGCATTTTGGGAACAAATAGCAACTCATTTTAGAGATTTTGATGAGCATTTATTATTTGCAAGTGCTAATGAACCCGCAGTAGAAAATGCTACACAAATGGCTATTTTGAACTCATATCACCAAACATTTGTAGATGCTGTTAGAGCAACAGGAGGTAAAAATGCATACAGAACTTTAGTAGTTCAAGGTCCTTCTACCGATATTGAAAAAACCAATGATTTGATGACAACATTGCCAATAGACACTGTTTCAGATAGAATGATGGCAGAAGTACATTATTATACACCTTGGCAATTTGCAGGACTTACCGAAGATGCATCATGGGGAAAAATGTTTTATTATTGGGGTTCAGGTTTTCATTCAACTACAGATACAGAGCGTAATGCAACTTGGGGAGAAGAAGCTGAATTAGACGGTTATTTTCAATCTATGAAAACGAAGTTCGTAGATCAAGGTATTCCCGTAATTCTAGGGGAATTTGGAGCTATTAGGCATACAACGTTAACAGGTGATGATTTAACATTACATTTAAATTCGAGAGCTTATTATTTAAAATATTTGGTTCAACAAGCAAAAGCAAATGGTCTATTACCATTCTATTGGGATGAAGGTAGTATAGGAAATAATGGTTTTGGTCTTTTTGATAGAAGTAATAACACCGTATCTGATCAACAAGCAATTGACGCACTTATAGATGGACTTAATTAATAGAATTATTTAGTTTTTAGTTTGAGTTAGTTTTTTTAAGATTCTTGTTTGGAGTTTTAAACAAGAATCTTTTATTAAATCATTTGACAACCTAATACGAACTATATATTATTTAGATTTATGAAACATTCTCTTTTTAAATCATTTTTCATTTTTATTTTAACGCTAAGTGTTGGGGCTCAAAATGCTTCAAAATTTTTTCCAAAGGAAAATTTAATGTCAATTGGCATATACTATTATCCTGAGCATTGGAACCATAGTGAATGGGAACGCGATATTAAAAATATTTCAGAATTAGGTTTTGAATTTATTCACCTAGCAGAATTTGCATGGATAAACATGGAACCTCAAGAAGGTATTTATACGTTCGAATGGTTAGATGAGGTGATTAACCTTGCTGCAAAATATAAATTAAAAGTTATTTTAGGTACACCAACAGCAATTTCTCCCGTGTGGATGGGTATAAAACACCCCGAAATTTATGCTATGGGTTCAAATTACTTACGGGCAGAGCATGGTACAAGGGCACAACAATCGTTAAGTAATCCTATTTGGAAAGATTTTTCAAAGAAGATTATTTCAAAATTAGGCGAACGCTATGGAAATAATACAACAGTTATTGGCTGGCAATTAGATAACGAACCTGAGGCTAAAGAAGATTACAGTCCATCGTCGCAAGAAGCCTTTAAGTTGTGGTTAGAAAATAAATATAAAACCATTGATGCTTTAAACACCGCTTGGGGTACTGCTTTTTGGAGTCAAACATATTCAGATTTCAATCAAATTAAAATACACAATGCTAATCATGTAGGCTGGTGGGGAGCTAACCCTCATGCTTTGTTAGATTTTAAGCGTTATTCAGCAGATACACAAGCTAATTTTTTAGATTTTCAAGCCAATATATTACGATCGCTAATTTCTAAAAATCAATACATAACTACTAATTACACAGCCACTACATATGGAGCAGACCCAAGACGTACTAAAGAATTAGATTTCAATGCTTTTACAAGTTACCCTAACAAAGGGCAAGCTAATATTGGTGACAACGGATTTAGACTTGGAGACCCTAAAGAAATTTCGTTTGCATTAAGTTTCTTTAAACCAGAAAATACAGTATCTGGTATTATGGAGCTTCAACCAGGTTTTGTTAATTGGGGTAATATAAATCCATTATTACAACCTGGAGCTTTGCGCATGTGGTTGTATCATTGCTTTGGAGGTGATTTGTCATTCGCTTGTTCGTACCGTTATCGTCAAATAAATTACAGTGCAGAACAGTATCATAGTGGTATTACAAAACTAGATGGTGTTAGCTTATCGCAAGGCGGAAAAGATTATAAGCAAGTTATTAATGAAATGAAAATTTTACGAGATGCATATAATCCTAAAGCTAAAAAGCCTTCAGAATTAGTAAAACGAAAAACAGCTTTATTGTGGAATTATGATAATTTATGGAGTATGAGTCGGCAAGGGCAAACGAGCCAATGGAATACTTTATCCTTTTTTCAGAAGTATCTAGAAATAAGTAAATCCTTTGGAGCTCCTTCAGATATTATTTATGATGACGATGATTTAAACGATTATAATGTAGTCATTATTCCTGCTTTTGAATTGGTTGATGATGCCACAATTACAAAATGGAAAGATTATGTTAAGCAAGGCGGAAACCTTGTATTAACCTTAAGAACGGGAGTTAAAGATAAAAACGGACATTTATTTCAATCTGCTTACGGAGAAAAAATATATCCGTTAATTGATGCTAAAATTGATTATTTCGATCATTTATTGCCAAATATGAAAGGCACAATTTCAATTAACAATACAGAATATTACTGGAATAATTGGGCAGATTTAGTAAATGCTAATAAACCAGAAAATGTATGGGCAACTTATACCAATCAATTTTATGCTGGTAAAGCAGCTGTAGTTACTAATAAAATTGGTGAAGGAACGGTAACTTATATAGGCGTAGATACGGATGATGCACAATTAGAAAAAGATATTTTACGTAAAGTATACAGTAATGCAAATATATCTACAGAAAATTATCCAGAAGGTGTTTATGTACAATGGCGTGATGGTTTTTGGGTAGCCGTGAATTATTCATCAAATAATTATCAATTAGAAATACCAAAAAAAGCTAAAATATTAATTGGGACAGACATCGTAAAACCTGGTGGTGTAACAGTTTGGGTAGAAAAATAGTATACGAATGAAGAAAATAATATACACTTTAACTTTTGTTTTATTAGGACTAGTAAGTTGTAAAAAGCCTAATGAAAAAAAAACAGAAAAAGTTTCACCAAAATACGAGGCTAATTGGGAATCGTTAGCCAATTATAATGAAACTGCCGAATGGTTTAAAGATGCTAAATTCGGGATTTACGCCCATTGGGGAGTGATGTCGGTTCCTGCATTTGCAAACGATTGGTATGCAAGAAATATGCATATAGAAGGCTCTAATGAATTTAAGCATCATGTAGAAACCTATGGTGAACATTCAAAATTTGGGTATCATGATTATGTTCCTATGTTTAAAGCTGAAAAATTTGATGCGAATGCTTGGGCAGATCTTTTTGAAAAATCTGGAGCTAAATTTGCAGGATTAGTAGCCGAACATCATGATGGATGGTCTAACTGGGGAAGCAAAATTAATCCGTGGAATGCTGTTGATATGGGGCCAAAAAGGGATCTTCTAGGAGAACTTAGTGCTGCTATTAAGAAAAAGAATATGAAGTTTGTAGCATCGTTTCATATGGCACGAAATCTTCAAATATTTAAAGAGCAACCCGAAAAATGGTTAAATGATACATCGTATTTTCCGTATAATCCTAAACTGGCCACATCTTCTGAAGACCCGCTTTTAGCCAAAATGTATGGTAACATATCAAAGGAAAAGTTTAATAACGATTGGATTGGTCAGCTAAAAGAAGTGATTGATAATTACAGTCCAGATTTAATT
The nucleotide sequence above comes from Flavobacteriaceae bacterium HL-DH10. Encoded proteins:
- a CDS encoding glycoside hydrolase family 3 C-terminal domain-containing protein translates to MNKNILVVTTIGLLFSLQSCKQEVKNDSVITETINPSEKTYQPKVFDASKFETKINSLISQMTLEEKIGMLHGNSMFSTGGVERLGIPELKMADGPLGVREEISRDSWAAAGWDNDFATYYPAGGGLSATWNIDLAYVFGNSVGQELRARDKDMLLSPAINIIRTPLGGRTYEYFTEDPFLNKKISVPLIIGLQDNDVMACVKHYAANNQETNRDFVDVQIDERTLREIYLPAYKAAVTEANAYSLMGAYNKFRGEYLCENDYMLNKVLRDEWGFKGVVVSDWAAVHSTVKTLENGLDIEMGTPTTNFNEFLLADRLIAAAKAGDISEEEIDKHVKRILTVLFQVKAIDGEGRVKGSIATEAHYKDAYDIAAESIVLLKNDNNVLPLNLEDIKSIAVIGNNATKKNALGGFGAGVKTKREVTPLEGLKNRLPESITINYAEGYLERYDDKKKGKLGDITLNGPVTIDELDAAKLQEAIDAAKKSDMVIIFAGSNRDYETEASDRRSLELPFAQEELINKVRAVNPNTIVVMIAGAPFDIVDISEKSPTLVWSWFNGSEGGNALADVLLGAINPSGKLPWTMPKKLEDSPAHATHSFPGDKSVTYTEGILVGYRWFDTNKIEPLYPFGYGLSYTNFEFSDLKTDKKTYKASDVIEATFTIKNTGDADGKEVAQLYVSDPKSYVEKAAQELKGFKKVFVKTGATELVTIQLPVKELAYYNEVKKEWLVESGTYNIKIGNSSRSIKKEIQINVE
- a CDS encoding beta-galactosidase; translation: MSIGIYYYPEHWNHSEWERDIKNISELGFEFIHLAEFAWINMEPQEGIYTFEWLDEVINLAAKYKLKVILGTPTAISPVWMGIKHPEIYAMGSNYLRAEHGTRAQQSLSNPIWKDFSKKIISKLGERYGNNTTVIGWQLDNEPEAKEDYSPSSQEAFKLWLENKYKTIDALNTAWGTAFWSQTYSDFNQIKIHNANHVGWWGANPHALLDFKRYSADTQANFLDFQANILRSLISKNQYITTNYTATTYGADPRRTKELDFNAFTSYPNKGQANIGDNGFRLGDPKEISFALSFFKPENTVSGIMELQPGFVNWGNINPLLQPGALRMWLYHCFGGDLSFACSYRYRQINYSAEQYHSGITKLDGVSLSQGGKDYKQVINEMKILRDAYNPKAKKPSELVKRKTALLWNYDNLWSMSRQGQTSQWNTLSFFQKYLEISKSFGAPSDIIYDDDDLNDYNVVIIPAFELVDDATITKWKDYVKQGGNLVLTLRTGVKDKNGHLFQSAYGEKIYPLIDAKIDYFDHLLPNMKGTISINNTEYYWNNWADLVNANKPENVWATYTNQFYAGKAAVVTNKIGEGTVTYIGVDTDDAQLEKDILRKVYSNANISTENYPEGVYVQWRDGFWVAVNYSSNNYQLEIPKKAKILIGTDIVKPGGVTVWVEK
- a CDS encoding cellulase family glycosylhydrolase — encoded protein: MKIVNSLIVSLMLMVFSACSSSSPSDEKTDPDPVVTYTLTTSVNSIDLDNTESNEDITITTNVDSWVISSSGTSWITLSKSLGTAGATVVKITASENTSIVGRSTEITVNANNVSAVKITVNQAGVPSANGIYPDYNTNPIPADAAGMSSTAVEIAANITLGWNIGNSLEATGSETAWGNPLVTKQLIDAVKANGFNAVRIPCSWNQYLTDDVNAKIKTEWLDRVKDVVQYCVDNDMYALLNIHWDGGWLENNIGETNKVNVNAKQKAFWEQIATHFRDFDEHLLFASANEPAVENATQMAILNSYHQTFVDAVRATGGKNAYRTLVVQGPSTDIEKTNDLMTTLPIDTVSDRMMAEVHYYTPWQFAGLTEDASWGKMFYYWGSGFHSTTDTERNATWGEEAELDGYFQSMKTKFVDQGIPVILGEFGAIRHTTLTGDDLTLHLNSRAYYLKYLVQQAKANGLLPFYWDEGSIGNNGFGLFDRSNNTVSDQQAIDALIDGLN